Below is a genomic region from Mesorhizobium sp. NZP2298.
CATCGTCGTCATCATCGACGAAATGGCAGACCTGATGATGGTCGCCGGCAAGGACATCGAAGGTGCCGTGCAGCGCCTGGCGCAGATGGCGCGTGCCGCCGGCATCCATGTCATCATGGCGACGCAACGTCCCTCCGTCGACGTCATCACCGGCACCATCAAGGCCAACTTCCCGACCCGCATCTCCTTCCAGGTGACGTCGAAGATCGACAGCCGCACCATTCTGGGCGAGCAGGGCGCCGAGCAGCTGCTCGGCATGGGTGACATGCTCTACATGGCCGGTGGCGGCCGCATCCAGCGCGTGCACGGTCCTTTCGTCTCCGACGATGAGGTGGAGAAGATCGTCGGGCACCTGAAGCTGCAGGGCGTACCCGAATATCTCGACGCCATCACCGAGGATGACGACGAGGACGACGACGAACCGTCCGGCAAGGGCGGTTCCGGCGGTGGTGGTGGTGGCGGCAATTTCGAGGATTCCGACGACCCCTACGACCAGGCGGTCGCCGTGGTGCTGCGCGACGGCAAGGCATCGACCAGCTACATCCAGCGCCGTCTCGGCATCGGCTACAACCGCGCCGCCTCGATCATCGAGAAGATGGAAAAGGAAGGCATTGTCGGCCCGGCCAACCACGCGGGAAAACGCGAAATCCTGGTGCCGACCGAAGAGGACAAGTTCTGATGGGAAGCCGGCCGCAACCTTGAACCTCGCGGCGCGTTGAAGCGAGGGTGCGCCGCCAAACTTAAGCCCAACTGGGGGTTCAGGACAGCGACAGATACAGGAATCATCAAGCGAGTGACCGACATGAAGAACGATCTTTCCGCACTCAGCGATTTTGCCCCGACCCGTCGTCAGTTGCTCGGCCTCGGCCTTGCCTTTGCGGGTGCAGCCGCCATCAATGTGGTGCCCGGGTTCCAGTTGCTGGCCTCGGCGCAGGCGGCCGTGCCCACGGCCGCACAGAAAATCGCCGACCATTTTTCCGCGGTCAAATCGATGAGCGGCGAATTCGTCCAGTTCGGCCCCAAGGGCGAGCAGACCGGCGGCAAGTTCTTCCTGGAACGGCCGGGCAAGATCCGCTTCAACTATGACGGAGCGTCGAATTTCCGGGTGATTTCCGACGGCAAGTCCGTGGTCATCCTCAACAAGAAGCTGAACACGTCGGATCTGTATCCGCTGTCCAAGACGCCGCTGAAGCTCCTGCTCGACGACCGCATCGACCTCTCCGGCGATCGCGTCAAGAGCGTCAAGGAAGAGGACGACCTCACCACCATCAAGCTCGCCGACAAGTCGGTGTTCGGCAATGCGATGATCACCATGATGTTCGATCCGAAAACCTATGATCTGCGGCAGTGGACGATCACCGACGCGCAAGGCAAGGACACCACGGTGATGATCTTCAACACCAAGGAGGGCGTCAGCTTCGCCGCCGACACCTTTGCCATCGACTATACGGCCAACCGCGAGCTGAACACCAAGACGCGCTGAGGTACACTAATATTCAGGTGAGGCCGGCCTGCGAATGGCGGCCTCCTGCGCTTCTCCGTTCTACTGCGTCGCAGTAGAACGGAATTCACGTATCAAACGTACGCTCCGCATCTCGGAATCCATCGTTCTCGACTCGGCCTGACCTGAATCTCAGCGCATCTTGGGCCGCGCCTGAGCAGGTTCCGAACATGGCCCGGCTTGTCTTTGCGGCGCCCGGCTGGCAGTTTCCGGACTGACTCCCTCAAAAGGCGTCTTCTCCGCCAGGATTCATCGGTCCTGGCTGGAAGTACGCTGTCCGGATTGCCAATGCCCTTTTCGATCGCCACCTGGAACATCAACTCCGTGCGCCTGCGCATGCCGATCGTCGAACGCCTGCTCGATGAGTACGCCCCCGATGTGCTGTGCCTGCAAGAGACCAAGGTTCCGGACGAATTGTTCCCGGAAAAGGCGTTCCGCAAGCTCGGCTACGGGCACATCGCCTTCCATGGCCAGAAGGGCTACCACGGCGTCGCCACCGTGGCGCGGCGGCCGATCGAGGTGGTCGAAAAGCGCCGTTTCTGCGAAATCGAGGACAGCCGGCATTTGTCGGTGACGGTGCGCGCCGGCGGCAAGACGATCCTGCTGCACAATTTCTACGTTCCGGCGGGCGGCGACGAACCGGATCCCGAAATCAACAAGAAATTCAAGCACAAGCTCGATTTCGTCGCCGAGATGAACGCCATCCGCGCCGAGCACAACGAGGTGTCCGCTTCGGTGCTGGTCGGCGACCTCAACATCGCGCCGCTCGAGCACGACGTCTGGTCGCACAAGCAATTGCTCAATGTGGTCAGCCACACGCCGGTCGAGACCGAAAACTTCGAGGCGATGCGGCTCGCCGGCAACTGGGTCGACCTGATGCGGCTCAACGTGCCATCAGACCAGAAGCTCTACACTTGGTGGAGTTATCGCGCGCAGGACTGGGAAGCGTCGAACCGGGGCCGGCGGCTCGACCATGTCTGGTCGTCGCCCAACCTGGTGCCCGATTTCGCCGGTTACGAAATCCTGAGGGCGGCACGCGGCTGGGACCGCCCCTCGGACCATGTGCCTGTCATTGCGCGGTTCGATCTGGACTAGGCCTTGTTCGACGCCGTTCCCACTCCGGCCGCAGTTGCGACATGACCAGTTCGTCACGATGCACGCCATTGAAGAATGCGCTGCCTCGCGCAATACCCTCCGCCGTGAAACCGGCAGCCTCATAGGCGCGCCGCGCGCGATGATTGTCGGGGAAAAGGCCAATGCAGAGCCGATAGGCACCCGTTTCGACAAAAACCTGTTCCACCGTTGCCGTCAGCAGCATTCTGCCCTGGCCTTGCCCAGGCGCGACGACGGCAATGCGTTTGACCAGCGCCACGCGTTCGGCAGAAGCCCAACCGCGCAGGATCACGAAGCCGATCTGTGCGGAACCGTCCATCCCAACAAAATAGGCGTGATTGCCGTCGACAAAGGCTTCGCGATGGCGCGCCTCATCCCAACGTCCGACAAAGGCGTCGTAGCCTTCGCGCCGTTCGGTCGCCATGATGAAGGGCAGGTCATTTTCGGTGGCGCGAACAAGCCGGAAGTCCATCCGCGGCTCTCACCTATCCTGAAAACCGCGACGCCAGTTCCTCGATACGGCGGATCATGGCCTGGAATTCCTCGGAGATGCGCTGGTGCAGTTTCATCGCGACTTCCGGATATTCCTCCAGGATGCGGCGGAACATCTTGCGGCTGAGGCGGATCACTTCCGAGTCGATTTCGGCCGACGCGCTGGTCAGCCGGTTGGTGTCGGCGATCAATGCCAGTTCGCTGAGCATCGTGCCGGGGCCGGCCTCGCCGATCGGGATGCGTTGGCCATTCTGCTCGCGATAGAGCACGATGCGGCCACTGACCACGATATAGGCCGAATCGGCCTCGTCATCCTCGCGGTAGAGCTTGTGGTCGGCCCGCACCACGGTGGTCTCGGCGCCGAAGGCGAGCAGGCGCAGTTGTTCCTGCGTGAAACCCTCGAAGAGCCTCACGGCGGACAGGATGCGGATGTCGTCATCCAACGCCATCTCTAGCTGCGTCCCCGAACGGTCAGTCCAATCCCTCCTTCACGAGTCGACCCCGTATACCCTCCAACAGGATCGCACCCGAAAGCGGTCCCGCCCAGACCGCTCTATCCCTTTAGTTTTCGCAATTCCGGACGGAAAACCGCCCACACTTTTCCTGGAATTGCTCATTGGATAATGAAATGTTTAAGGAACCAGCTTGTAGCCGCCGCTTTCTGTCACAAGAATTTCCGCATTGGAAGGATCGCGCTCGATCTTCTGGCGCAGACGATAGACATGGGTTTCCAGCGTGTGCGTGGTGACGCCGGAATTGTAGCCCCAGACCTCCTCGAGCAGCACGTCGCGCGTCACCACCTTCTGGTCGGCGCGATAGAGATATTTGATGATCGAGGCTTCCTTCTCCGTCAGCCGCACCTTGCCGCCACGCGGATCGATGAGCAGCTTCTGGCTGGGCTTGAAGGTGTAGGGGCCGACCGAGAAGGTGGCGTCCTCGCTCTGCTCATGCTGGCGCAACTGGGCGCGGATGCGCGCAAGCAGCACCGCGAAGCGGAAAGGCTTGGTCACATAGTCGTTGGCGCCGGCCTCGAGACCCAGAATCGTGTCCGAATCGGTGTCGTGGCCGGTCAGCATGATGATGGGCGCCTTGTAGCCGCCCTTGCGCAGGATCTTGACGGCCTCGCGGCCATCCATGTCGGGCAGGCCGACATCCATGATAAGCAGGTCGATGAGGCCGCCGCGTGCCGCCGTGACGCCTTTTGCCGCAGTCGCTTCCTGCAGCACGTCGAATTCCTCGTAGAGGGCGAGTTGCTCGACCAGCGTGCCGCGCAGGTCGTCATCGTCGTCGACGATCAGGATGGTGCGTGAAGTCATGGATCAATCCGTTGTTTTGAAAATGAAATTCAGTTGACCGCTGCGTATTTATGCGGAAGCTGGCCGACACAATAGCCGATCACAGTGATTTGTTCCGTGGCACGATCATACAAGAAAAAACGCGATCGCAATGCAGCCGGCGCAATTTTGGTAAAACGGCTGCGCGTACTGACCGTGCGGGCAAGGCCCGGCCACCCCAGCCAGGGCCTGCTGCAGGCCGGCAATGCGGTGTTTGCCTGTGCGCTGGGGCATGGCGGCATCTCGGCCGACAAGCGCGAGGGCGACGGCGCCACGCCGCTGGGCTCGATGCGGATCCTGTCGGGTTATTTCCGGGGAGATCAGTTCGCCGCCGGCCGCCGGACGCGTCTGGCGATGACGCCGATCGGGCCCGATCTCGGCTGGTGCGAAGTGCCTGACGACCGCAACTACAACCGTCCGGTCAGGCTTCCCTACCGCGCCAGCCACGAACGCATGCGGCGCGACGACGATCTCTATGACGCCTGCCTGGTGCTCGACTGGAACATCGCGCCACGCCGCAGGGGGCGCGGCAGCGCCATCTTCTTCCATCTGGCGCGTCCCGGATACACGCCGACGCTAGGCTGCGTCGCGGTGAGTGCACGCACGATGGCGCGGCTGCTGCCGCTGCTGTCGGCCCGGACGGTGGTGAGGGTGGTGAGGTAGGAAAGGCAGTAGGGCAGTAGGGCAGTAGGGCAGTAGGGCGTGTCTTCCGGTGCTGCCTTGCATTTCCCGTACTGCCTTACTCCCCTATTCCCTTCCTGCGGGGCTGCTGCCAGCCGATGTCGAGCAGGCCCAGCCGGCCGATCTCCCGATCCATGGCGCGGGCGATGTCCTTGCGTCCGGCGCCGATGTCGCGCAACTGGCGATCGGACAGGTCCTCGACGTTTTGGTGCGGAAGATTGATCGCGACCCTGGCCTGACGCAGCCAGTCGCGGATCGCCGACAGCCGTGCCGACCTGGCGCTATAGGCGGGGTGAAGAGCGATGTGAGACATGGTGTGATCCGTCCTTCCGGACTTCAAATCCGGTTTGATGGTGTTTCAGTGCCCGCATCATGCCGGATTGAAATCTTGGAAGGAAACGAGTAGTTTTTTCTCAATCATCAAGTTTTATTTGAGAATTGAGGTGTTATGGAACGCTTTCCCCGGGTCACGCGCTGATGGCAACCCTGCTGCCGGGAACGCGGGCGCTGAGGACGCTGGAGGCGGCGGCGCGTCACCTCAATTTCACCCGCGCCGCCGACGAGCTTGGGCTGACGCCGGCCGCGGTCAGCCACCAGATCAAGGAAATCGAGGATCAGCTCGGCATCGTGCTTTTCACGCGCACCAGCCGCACCATCCGTCTGACGGAGGCGGGCACGGTGCTGTTCGAGGCCGCGACCGACACGCTCGACCTGCTTGGCCGGGCCGTCATGCGGGCGCGCAAGATGGCACGCGGGACGGAGTTTCTGAAGGTCACGCTGGATGCCCAGTTCGCGGCGAAATGGCTGATGCGGCGCGTCGAGGATTTCCGTAAGCAAAGGCCGGGGATCGAGCTCAGGTTCGACATCGCCTACGGGCTGCGTGATTTCGACCTGGATGATGTCGATGTCGGCATCCGCTTCGGGGCTGGCAAGTATCCGGGGCTTTGCGCGCACCGCCTGTTCGACAACATCATCATTCCGGTGTGCAGCCCAGGCCTGCTGGCATCGGGGCCACCGTTGCGCGAACCGCGCGACCTCTTCCTCCACACGCTCGCCCATATCGAATGGGCGCGGCAGGGCGTGACATGGCCGAACTGGCGCATGTGGATGGCGGCGGCCGGTGTCGACGATTTCGACGACAGCCGCACCGTTGTCTTCGGCACCTCCACGGATGCGGTCCAGGCGGCGCTTGACGGCAACGCCGTCGCACTCGCCGATTTCGCCATGGTGGCGAACGACCTTTCCGAAGGCCGGCTGGTGCAGCCCTTCGCGCTCAGCATCAAGGTCGCGCCCGAATACGCCTACTTCCTGGTCTATCCCCAGGCGATGGTTGACGACCCTCGCATCGTCGCTTTCCGTGAATGGATCCTGGAGGAAGTGGCCAGGACGCGAACGATGGACAAGGCATAGATCATCACGGCCAAATTCAGCTCACGACCTGGCGTTGTGGCCGAAGATCATGCGGGTGTATTTCTTCCACTTCCATTTCAGGCTTTTGTACAAACGCGGGTACCTTTTCGCGGAAATGGATGTTTGAAACGCTCCGTTCTCGCTCCCCTGTTCGACGATCGGCCGTTCGAACCACAGCATTTCAATGCCAAGCTTCTCGTCCATCTGTTCGACCTGGTGGTCGATCGACGTGTATATCTTGTTCTGGGCGATCCAGGCGCAACGGGCCTCTGCGACCGGACGGGTTATGAGGTAGGAATCGGTGCATCTGGCATGCAGTGCCGGGTAGAGCCTTCGACCCTTCCGTAGTTCCCAGCTCGGCGTGTAGTAGTTGCTGCCATTGCCGAGATAGATGACGGCCTTGCGCATGGGGCTGCCGAGCTCGGCCAGTCCCTGGCGGAACTTGGCGACGAAGTCGCGGGCGAGGAACACGTCGTCCTCGAACACCAGGCAATAAGGCTGGTCGGTCTCGAGGAAATCGCGCCAGATGCCGACATGCTTCAGTGCCAGCGAGACGGCCGGTGGGTGGGTAAAGGTGGGCGCGATCAATTCGTCGCGGATCTCCGGCGTGATGTCGGCCTGATCCCAGTCGGTATAGAAATAGACCGGCACGCCGCGCCGCTCGAATTCGCGGACAATGTGGCGGCGCCGGTCGTCATAGCCCTGTTTGACGTGGCAGACCCGGGTGAACACCAGGTCGCGCGGGAAACCGGACTCGTCTGCCATCGTCAACCCACTCTCAGCTTGCCGCGGCGCCGAACCAGCCGGTCACCGCGCCGATGATCAACAGCACACCCAGCCAGTGGCCGCCATCGATGAGGGTCAGGTCCCAGCCGAAATTCTCGTAGCGATGGTTGACCGACAGCGTTGTCGCGACGAAACCCAGCCAGAGCACGAAGCCGAAGACAAGCCCGGCAAGCAGTGTCGGCTCACCGCCGGTCATCGCGCCGACGACCAGGGCCATGATGTAGGCCATGACCAGTTCGGCGATGAAGCTGATGACGAAAGGCAGCGGCGATTTCTTCATTGTCGCCGGATCGAGCCTGGCCGCCTTCAGCCAAGGCTTGCTCAGGGCCATGTACCAGACGGCGCCGAACAGCCAGGCCAAGACGGCGGCGGCGATCACCGCCAGCCAGTTCACTGCCGAAAAATCCATGAGCTTCCCCCTCGATGCTGGTTTTATGGAAACGCCTGTTCGGCGGTGGCGTCAAGCAAAGCGCCAGACGGTGGTGCGCTTGACCAGCGAATCCTCCAGTGCCCGCGTGACGGCGACCTCATAGACCGCAAGCGGTTCCAGCCCTGACCTTGGCAGATACGACCGGCCGGGATCGCCGACGAGGATCTCGCCACCACGCGCCTTGAGCGTTGCGAACCACGGCATCAGGCGGTCGGCGAAGGATTTGTCGTAGAAAACGTCACCGGCGAGGATCACGTCCCAGCCCGCGTCGGTGCCGATGCAGTCCGTGCCGAGGAAATCGATGCCGACGCCATTGGCCTCGCCGTTGAGGCGTATGGCGGTGGCGCAGAACGGATCGATGTCGGCGGCGGTCACTTCGGCAGCACCCACCCTGGCGGCGGCGATCCCTACAAGGCCGGAACCCGAGGCGAAGTCGAGCACGCGCTTGCCCCGAACCGTGTCGGGATTGTCCAGGATATAGCGGGCGAGGCCCTGGCCGCCGGCCCAGGCAAAGGCCCAGAAAGGCGGCGGCAGGCCGATCTCGACCAGTTCGTCCTCGGTCCGCTGCCAAAGATCGTGCGCTTCATCGGCAAGATGAAGCAGAATCTCGGGCACATGCGGCGGCGCCATCAGCGCCGTGTTGTCGAGGATGAACTGCCTGGCGCTGTGCGGGGTGAGTGCCGTCACGGAGCAGGCGTCAGGCCGCCCATGCGGCAGACTTCCTTCCATTCGGCCGGGGTGACCGGCTGCACGGAAAGCCGTCCGAGCCGCACCAGCGCCATCTCGGCAAGCTTCGGGTTGGCCTTGATCTCCGCCAGCGTCGGCGGGTTGGGCACATCCTTGAAAGCGCGGACATCGACGCACTCCCAGCGCGGATCATCCGACGTGGTATCGGGATGGGCGAGCGCGCAGACCTCGGCGATGCCGACCACGTTCAGCCCCTCGTTGGAATGGTAGAAGAAGCCGAGATCGCCGACCTGCATGGCCTTCATGTTGTTGCGGGCGGCGTAATTGCGTACGCCATCCCACTGCGTGCCGGCCTTGCCCTTGGCCTTCAGCATCTCGAAGGAGAACTTGAACGGCTCCGATTTGAACAGCCAGTAGTTCATTTCTTCTCCTCCTTGCGGCCCTGCTGCGAGCGACCGAGATTAACTAGCCGCCGGCTTGTTGAACGTCCAGTTCCACGGGTGGATTTCGACGCTTTCGAACAGTCCGGCCTTGGCATAGGGGTCGGCGGCCGACAGGGCTTGCGCTCCTGCCAGATCCGGCGCCTCGACGACCACGAGGCTGCCATTGGGCTTGCCGTCGGCATCGAGGAACGGACCGGCAAATGCCAGCTTCTTGTCGCCATTCAGCCCTTCGAGAAAGGCGACATGCTCGGGCCGCGTGTCGAGGCGCACCTGCAGGCTCCCCGGCTTGTCCTTGCAAATCAAAGCAAACAGCATGGTTTTTCTCCTGGTCTTGAGATCGAGTTTTGGGGGATCGAGATTGAGGGATCAAAGTCGTGGGGATCAATCGTTGGTTTCGGTCTTCAGCGGCCGGGTCATCAAGGCCGTTACAGCCTGGCGGATGGTGATGGTGCCGTCCAGTATGGCAGCGACGGCGGAGATGATCGGGGCGTCGATACCGCGTTCGGCGGCGATGCGAGCGGCGATCGCCGCCGTCGGCACACCTTCGGCCAGCGGCAGTCCGGAAAGCGCCTTGCCTTGCCCGAGCGCCAGCCCGTAGGCGAAATTGCGCGATTGCGCCGACGAGCAGGTCAGCAGCAGGTCGCCAAGGCCGGAAAGCCCCATCAGGGTCTCTGGCCGGGCGCCGAAGGCGGCGCCGATGCGGCGCAGTTCGACGAAGCCGCGCGTCACCATCGCGGCCTGGGCGCTGGCGCCGAGCCCGGCGCCAGTGACCGCACCCGCGGCGATGGCAAAGACATTCTTCAGGGCGCCACCGATCTCGACGCCGATCAGGTCGTCGCTCGAATAGCAGCGCAGATTCTCCGCGGAAAAGCGGGCGGCAAGGTCGGCCGCCAGGGCCTCGTCGCCGGCGGCCACCACCACCGCTGTCGGCAGGCCTCGGGCGACATCGGTGGCGAAGCTCGGACCTGACAAGGCGGCGACAGGATTTCGCGGCAGGATCTCGGTGACAATCGCCGACAACAGGTCGCCGGTGTCGCGCTCGATGCCCTTGGCGCAGAGAACGATCGGGATACCATCCGGAATATGGTCCTTCGCGGCCGTCAGAGCAGCCCGCAAGGACTGCGCCGGGGTCACCGCCAACACGCAATCGGCACCGGCGAGCGCTGTTCCGATGTCCGATGTCGCCTCGATGCCGGGCGCAATCGCGATGCCGGGCAGGTAGCGCGGGTTCTGGCCCTGGCCGATCGCGGCCACGGTTTCCGGATCGCGCGCGAAGAGCCGCACCGCATGTCCGGCGCGCAGCATGGCCAGCGCCAGTGCCGTGCCCCAGGCGCCGCCGCCGAGCACGGCGACACGCCAGCCGCTTTTGCCTGGATTGTTCTTGGCTTCACCCGTCATGCCTTGGCTCCGCGCCGGCCGGAGCCGACCATCGGCGCCGAGATGCTGTCCAGCGGCCAGCGCGAGCGCGGCACGAAATCGAAGCCGTTCTCCTGCGCCATGCCTTCGCGCAGGCGTTCGATGCCGGCCCAGGCGATCATCGCCGCATTGTCGGTGCAAAGCTTCAGCGGCGGCGCGACGAAGGTGAAACCGGCCTGGGCGCAGAGCCGCTCCAGCGTCGCCTTGATGGTGCGGTTGGCGGCGACGCCGCCGGCGACGACCAGCGCCGGGTTCCTGGTGCCGGGAAATGTTTCGCTGAACCGTGCCAACGCGCGAGACACGCGGTCGGCAAGCGCATCGGCGACCGCCGCCTGGAACGAGGCGCAGATGTCGGCGACGTCCTGATCGCTCAGCGGCTCGATCGCCGTCGCGGCCTGGCGTACGGCGGTCTTCAGGCCGGAGAAGGAGAAATCGGGCTGCGCCGATCCTTTCATCGGCCTGGGAAAGGCAAAGCGCGTGGCGTCGCCGCTCTGTGCCGCCTTCTCGACATTCGGGCCGCCGGGATAGGGCAATCCGAGCATCTTGGCGGTCTTGTCGAAGGCTTCGCCGAGCGCGTCATCAATGGTGGTGGCCCAGCGCTGATAGTCGCCGACACCGCGCACGGCCAGGATCTGCGTGTGGCCGCCGGAGACGAGCAGCAGCAAATAGGGAAACTCAAGCCCGTCGGTCAGCCGCGCCGTCAAGGCATGACCTTCCAGGTGGTTGATGGCAATCAGCGGCTTGCCCGTCGCCGCGGCGATCGCCTTGGCCGTCATCAGCCCGACGATCAGGCCACCGACGAGGCCGGGGCCGGCGGTGGCGGCGATGGCATCGATGTCGCCAAGGGCCGTGCCCGAATCGGCAAGGGCCGCCTCGACGATACCGTCCAGCGCCTCGACATGGGCGCGCGCGGCAATCTCGGGCACGACGCCGCCGAAGGCGGCATGCTCCTCGATCTGGGAAAGCACGACATTGGACAGGATTTTCGGCACGGCGTCGCCTTCGAGCGCCACGACACTGGCGGCTGTCTCGTCGCAACTCGTCTCAATGCCCAGAACACGGATCAATTCGTCGCTATCCCAAGAGATTGTTTATCGGGCCTTTCCCCGTTAGGAGAAAGCCCGAAAAGGCCTCGGTTATTCCAGCCGCATTTCCGCGACGCCAGGTGACTCCACTTGGCTGCAAAATGCTCTGGCCGGGGGTTATCACGGACCGCGCGCCATGCAAACAGCCTTGAAAATCGGAACACGCGGCAGCCCGCTGGCGCTCGCCCAGGCGCATGAAACGCAGGCGCGTCTGATGGCCGCGCATAAAATGCCGGCGGATGCCTTCGAGGTCGTCGTCATTTCGACGAGCGGCGACCGCATCCAGGACCGTCCGCTGTCGGAGGCTGGCGGCAAGGGCCTGTTCACCAAGGAGATCGAGGAAGCGCTGCTCACCGGTGCGATCGACATAGCCGTCCATTCGTCGAAGGACATGCCGACGCAATTGCCCGACGGCCTGGAACTCTCCGCCTTCCTGCCGCGCGAGGACGCACGCGACGCCTTTGTCGGCAAGGCGGTGAGGACGATCGCCGAACTGCCGCGCGGGGCCAAAGTGGGCTCTTCATCGCTCAGGCGGCAGGCGCTGATCCGCCGCATGCGGCCGGATCTCGACGTGGTGATGTTTCGCGGCAATGTGCAGACGCGGCTGCGCAAGCTGGACGAAGGCGTCGCGGCCGGAACCATCCTCGCTTACGCGGGGCTGAAGCGGCTGGGGCTCGAACATGTCGCCACCGATTTGATGCCGCTCGAGATCTTCCCGCCGGCGCCCGGCCAAGGCGCGATCGGCATCGAGACCCGGATCGGCGATCGCGCTGCCGAGAGGATGCTGATGGCGATCCACGATGTGCCGACCGGACAGGCACTCACCTGCGAGCGCGCCTTCCTGGCGGCACTCGACGGTTCCTGCCGCACGCCGATCGCCGGCTATGCGGCGATCGAGGCCGGAAAACTCACCTTCGCCGGCCTGATCATCTCGCCCGACGGCACGCAGTCGCACACGGTCGAACTGCAAGGGGCAGCACAGGATGCCGCCCGCATCGGCGATGAGGCCGCGCGGACGGTGCGGGCCAAGGCCGGCGAAAAGTTCTTCGACGGCTGGGTCTGAACATGCTTCGCGTCCTGGTGACCAGACCGGAACCGGGCGCTTCGCGCACGGCCCGGCGGCTTCAGGACACAGGCTTTCAGCCGGTTCTCCTGCCCCTGACTGAAACGGTGACTTTGCCTGTCGATGCCGGGCTGATTCCAGATGACGCTGTCGCCGTTGCCGTCACCAGCGCCAATGGCTTGCGTCATGCCCCGAAGGAAGTGATCGCGGCGCTTGCTACCCTGCCCTGCCACGC
It encodes:
- a CDS encoding class I SAM-dependent methyltransferase; amino-acid sequence: MTALTPHSARQFILDNTALMAPPHVPEILLHLADEAHDLWQRTEDELVEIGLPPPFWAFAWAGGQGLARYILDNPDTVRGKRVLDFASGSGLVGIAAARVGAAEVTAADIDPFCATAIRLNGEANGVGIDFLGTDCIGTDAGWDVILAGDVFYDKSFADRLMPWFATLKARGGEILVGDPGRSYLPRSGLEPLAVYEVAVTRALEDSLVKRTTVWRFA
- the gcvA gene encoding transcriptional regulator GcvA, producing MATLLPGTRALRTLEAAARHLNFTRAADELGLTPAAVSHQIKEIEDQLGIVLFTRTSRTIRLTEAGTVLFEAATDTLDLLGRAVMRARKMARGTEFLKVTLDAQFAAKWLMRRVEDFRKQRPGIELRFDIAYGLRDFDLDDVDVGIRFGAGKYPGLCAHRLFDNIIIPVCSPGLLASGPPLREPRDLFLHTLAHIEWARQGVTWPNWRMWMAAAGVDDFDDSRTVVFGTSTDAVQAALDGNAVALADFAMVANDLSEGRLVQPFALSIKVAPEYAYFLVYPQAMVDDPRIVAFREWILEEVARTRTMDKA
- a CDS encoding GNAT family N-acetyltransferase, yielding MDFRLVRATENDLPFIMATERREGYDAFVGRWDEARHREAFVDGNHAYFVGMDGSAQIGFVILRGWASAERVALVKRIAVVAPGQGQGRMLLTATVEQVFVETGAYRLCIGLFPDNHRARRAYEAAGFTAEGIARGSAFFNGVHRDELVMSQLRPEWERRRTRPSPDRTAQ
- a CDS encoding glycosyltransferase family 25 protein produces the protein MADESGFPRDLVFTRVCHVKQGYDDRRRHIVREFERRGVPVYFYTDWDQADITPEIRDELIAPTFTHPPAVSLALKHVGIWRDFLETDQPYCLVFEDDVFLARDFVAKFRQGLAELGSPMRKAVIYLGNGSNYYTPSWELRKGRRLYPALHARCTDSYLITRPVAEARCAWIAQNKIYTSIDHQVEQMDEKLGIEMLWFERPIVEQGSENGAFQTSISAKRYPRLYKSLKWKWKKYTRMIFGHNARS
- a CDS encoding EVE domain-containing protein — protein: MNYWLFKSEPFKFSFEMLKAKGKAGTQWDGVRNYAARNNMKAMQVGDLGFFYHSNEGLNVVGIAEVCALAHPDTTSDDPRWECVDVRAFKDVPNPPTLAEIKANPKLAEMALVRLGRLSVQPVTPAEWKEVCRMGGLTPAP
- a CDS encoding response regulator transcription factor, whose product is MTSRTILIVDDDDDLRGTLVEQLALYEEFDVLQEATAAKGVTAARGGLIDLLIMDVGLPDMDGREAVKILRKGGYKAPIIMLTGHDTDSDTILGLEAGANDYVTKPFRFAVLLARIRAQLRQHEQSEDATFSVGPYTFKPSQKLLIDPRGGKVRLTEKEASIIKYLYRADQKVVTRDVLLEEVWGYNSGVTTHTLETHVYRLRQKIERDPSNAEILVTESGGYKLVP
- a CDS encoding Crp/Fnr family transcriptional regulator; protein product: MALDDDIRILSAVRLFEGFTQEQLRLLAFGAETTVVRADHKLYREDDEADSAYIVVSGRIVLYREQNGQRIPIGEAGPGTMLSELALIADTNRLTSASAEIDSEVIRLSRKMFRRILEEYPEVAMKLHQRISEEFQAMIRRIEELASRFSG
- a CDS encoding outer-membrane lipoprotein carrier protein LolA, which encodes MKNDLSALSDFAPTRRQLLGLGLAFAGAAAINVVPGFQLLASAQAAVPTAAQKIADHFSAVKSMSGEFVQFGPKGEQTGGKFFLERPGKIRFNYDGASNFRVISDGKSVVILNKKLNTSDLYPLSKTPLKLLLDDRIDLSGDRVKSVKEEDDLTTIKLADKSVFGNAMITMMFDPKTYDLRQWTITDAQGKDTTVMIFNTKEGVSFAADTFAIDYTANRELNTKTR
- a CDS encoding L,D-transpeptidase family protein; amino-acid sequence: MLVKRLRVLTVRARPGHPSQGLLQAGNAVFACALGHGGISADKREGDGATPLGSMRILSGYFRGDQFAAGRRTRLAMTPIGPDLGWCEVPDDRNYNRPVRLPYRASHERMRRDDDLYDACLVLDWNIAPRRRGRGSAIFFHLARPGYTPTLGCVAVSARTMARLLPLLSARTVVRVVR
- a CDS encoding YciI-like protein → MLFALICKDKPGSLQVRLDTRPEHVAFLEGLNGDKKLAFAGPFLDADGKPNGSLVVVEAPDLAGAQALSAADPYAKAGLFESVEIHPWNWTFNKPAAS
- a CDS encoding exodeoxyribonuclease III; this encodes MPFSIATWNINSVRLRMPIVERLLDEYAPDVLCLQETKVPDELFPEKAFRKLGYGHIAFHGQKGYHGVATVARRPIEVVEKRRFCEIEDSRHLSVTVRAGGKTILLHNFYVPAGGDEPDPEINKKFKHKLDFVAEMNAIRAEHNEVSASVLVGDLNIAPLEHDVWSHKQLLNVVSHTPVETENFEAMRLAGNWVDLMRLNVPSDQKLYTWWSYRAQDWEASNRGRRLDHVWSSPNLVPDFAGYEILRAARGWDRPSDHVPVIARFDLD
- a CDS encoding DUF1761 domain-containing protein, which produces MDFSAVNWLAVIAAAVLAWLFGAVWYMALSKPWLKAARLDPATMKKSPLPFVISFIAELVMAYIMALVVGAMTGGEPTLLAGLVFGFVLWLGFVATTLSVNHRYENFGWDLTLIDGGHWLGVLLIIGAVTGWFGAAAS